Below is a genomic region from Ferribacterium limneticum.
TCATCGGGGCGCTGATCGGTGCTGTGTCCTTCACCGGCTCCTGCGTCGCCTGGGCCAAGCTGCAGGGCGTGCTCAAGAAAGCCCATCGCCTGCCGGCACAGAATGCGGTCAATATCGTTCTCGCCCTGATCGCCATCGCTCTCGGTGCTGCGATGGTGGCCATGGCTCCGGCAAAGCCGGAACTGATCTTCGGTTTCTTCGCCGTGGCGCTGATCCTTGGCCTGATCGTCACCCTGCCCATCGGCGGCGCCGACATGCCGGTGGTCATTTCGCTGTTCAATGCCTTCACGGGTCTCGCTGTTGGCTTTGAAGGCTATGTGCTGGGTAACCCGGCACTGATCATCGCCGGCATCGTCGTCGGTGCGGCCGGTACCCTGCTCACCCAACTGATGGCCAAGGCGATGAATCGCCCAATCTCCAACATCCTGTTCACGCCCATGGCGGCCAGCGGCCCGGGTGAAGCAATCAGTGGCTCGATGAAGGAGCTGTCCGGGCTCGATGCGGCAGCGATGATGCGCTACGCCTCCAAGGTCATCATCGTGCCGGGTTACGGCATGGCCGTGGCGCATGCCCAGCACAAGGTGTGGGAAATGACCTCGATCCTCGAGGAAGCCGGGGTCGAGGTGAAGTTCGCCATCCACCCGGTGGCTGGCCGCATGCCGGGGCACATGAATGTGCTGCTGGCCGAGGCCGGGGTGCCTTACGACAAGATCATGGATCTGGAAGAGATCAATGGTGAATTCGCCCAGACGGACGTCGCCTTGATCATCGGCGCGAACGACGTGGTCAATCCGAGTGCACGCACCGACAAGGCCAGCCCGATCTACGGCATGCCGATCCTCAATGCCGACATGGCTCAGAACGTCATCGTCATCAAGCGCGGCAAGGGTACCGGTTACTCGGGCGTCGAGAATGCGCTGTTCTATACCGATAACTGCCGGATGCTTTATGGCGATGCCCAGCCGATGGCCGGCGAGATCATTCAGCATCTCAAGGCGATGGGGTAGTTCGTAGGTCTACATTCCGTGCCATTCTTGTGTGCCAGTCGCTTTTGCGCCAGACAGTCCGCTATCACCTATTCATATAAAGTAACCATATATCCGCTTTATGTTTGCCCTGCTGAGATGGGCGCATGCGAGGTGTTCAACTGTTTCTCATCAAGCCCGGCAAGCCAAATCAGAATGCTTACATCGAGTCGTTCAACGGACGTTTCCGTGATGAGTGCCTGAACGAACACTGGTTCACCAGCATTCGGCACGCACAGGTCGTCATTGAAGCCTGGCGCCGTGAATACAACGAGGAGCGACCGAAGAAATCATTGGGCGGTTTGACGCCTGCCGCCTATGCCAAAATACTCATCCAGAAATCGGTAAAATCAACCCCGGACTCTAAAGCATACTGCTACTGAAAATGGGGGGACGTCGATGCCTCGCCCAAATCATTGCGCTCTCAATTTTAGAGAAAATCTGTGTCGGATAGCCAACCGTGCCCGATTGAATGCATTTTTCAGCCATTGATGCCAAGCCAGAATCATACGTCACCACTGCGATACGGATGTTAGCGTTACTATGAGAAGCACCAATGCTACTTGATGCTACTTCCTCAAGCCGATCTTGCATCAATTCATAGTGTTCGACTTTTGTTAGATCGAAAACTAGGTACCTTAACTCATCGAAATTAGGCAACGAGAATATTCGCTGCATTGCATTCGAAATATCATTGATCGTAATTGTTCCCGAAAATAGCTCTAGCAGGCCATTTTTTTGAATGGTCGTCTCAACTGGCATCTTTGCTCGCCTTAGGCTCATATGCATATGAACTATTTTCAGTGGATAATTATCTTCACGCTCTAAGCCTTCAATTCACAAAGATGACTTCGCTGGGCGCTTATAAATGTTCGAAAAATCCGGGGCATTTTCGCTTTGTCGGAAGGGCTGAGGGTCGTCATCTACGCAATGATGTGGGCCAAATTGTTTCTCCAAATCGTTGTTTGATGGTTGGGGCGCAAGCAGTATTCTGGTAGCCCCAAGCGTAAAGCTCCGCGAGGCTGGCTCACCTTTATGGTTCGATGGAATTTACAATCTGTTTGAACGTTGAGCGCAGCAATTTTTCAGTTGCTTCCCCGAACTGCTTTCCCGCATTGGCTGAAAATGCCGCATCGATTTCAGCCCAGTCCGCCTGCGTAAAATATTTTCGAGCACTTGGTAGGATTAAGTTTTCTTCCATGCTCATGTGTTTCCATGTCGCTTCAGCAAAGGCCTCTGCGGCAGTAGCGAAGCGGGCGACACCGACGGCGGGGGTGGATTCAAGTTCTTTGATCGCTTCTTCCAGCTCACGGATGAGAACTTCATCGTGTTCGTGCTGCCGCCTGAGTTCAGCGATTTCAGCATCGAGTTCGTTGGTCCGGGAGCTTAATTTGCTGAACAGGTAGGTTTCCTCTTTCGGGTGGTGCAGTTTTCCTGGGAAATCGCGCAGGTATGCAATCACTTCGCGTGTTGCCGCAAAGTTTGGCAACGCTGCATTTTGTTGGGCATTGGTCGCGAGAAGTTGCAGGCGATGCACAACCGCCCCCAGAGCGTGGTGTTCATCCTGGATAATGGTATTGGCACTGCTCAAAGCGGGGCTGTTGGTCGCGATACTGGAGATGAGAACCGGCACTTTTGCGTTGATCAAAGTCTTCAGTGTTTCAGATCCAATCATCATGCCAATGGCGCTACGTCGGCCGTGTGATGCCATGAATATTAGGTCACACCCTTGATCCTCGGCTGCCTGGACGATTACCTCGTGTGCGGATTTTCCCGTAAGGCTGATTCCCTCGCAGGGGACTTTGGCAAGATGGCAGGCGGACTCGGCCTTGGCGAGGATTTCCCGGGTTCTCTGCTTGAATTTTTCCGAAAACTGTACGGGTGACATCGAACGCAGCAATGCCGCGTCGCCATAAAGATCAGACCCCTGGTCAGTTTCGACGTGGAGGAATGTGATGCGCGCACCAACGGAATGGGCTAGTTGGACGGCATTTTCTATTGTCTGAACGGACAACATGCTCCCGTCCGTAGGTACCAGAATGTGGTGGTACATGGAACACCTTTCGTTTCATATGCCCGTTTGACCAATTGAATGGCTTTTGGGCTGTCCAAGTATGTTAGTAGTGGTAATGTACTGTAGCATACCATCAGTTTTTTTGAGCAAGTTGTGGAGTCATGGTTACGTCGAATTTGATCTATGAGCGACACCGAATCGTTGCGTTCTAGCTGGCAGCGTGTTTGTCGGAGGTGGGGCGAAACCATCGATTGGCAAAGCGTTATTTGCCACAGCCTGTTTTTGAGCGGTGAGCCTTACAACTTCCCGGCGATGTTGCTCCTGTTCTTGTTTGAGGTCACGAGCGGGGTTAATGCTTGCTTGCACAAATCACAGCGACTCTCAGGCAGTTGGGGGGAGCTGATATTGCTCGCAAAATATATTGACTGCAAAAATATGGTATGGCAGCATACATAAACATCAGTGGTTGCCGCATGAAGCTGCCTGATGCTGCGGAGGGGTGCAGTACTTCACTATACCAAGTAAGGAGACGATTTATGATTTACGAAACGGTTGCGCAATCACGTAGTTCGTACCTGAGGGCTGTACTGTCTATTTCGCTAGCTTCGGCATTTGCTATTTCAGGAAGTGCATTTGCGGTCGAGTTTGAAACCGGCAATCCCGATGTGAAAATACGTTGGGACAACACCGTACGCTACAACGTTGGTGTGCGTGTCAATGATTGCGACGAGAATATCTGTGGCAACGGTGCGGGGGCTGGTGATGTTACGGCCCATCAGTCTGACCGGCGATTTGATAAATCGGGGGATATTGTTACAAATCGCCTTGATCTGCTATCCGAGTTCGATGTCATTTACAGGGACAATTTCGGTTTTCGTCTGAGTGGTGCTGGTTGGTATGACGATGCCTATAGTGATACCCAGGTTAAGGGCGATCCGGCGCTTCTGGCGGCTGGGATGCAATCCTTTCCTACAGGGCACTACACTGGCTATATCAATCGCTTCAATCGCTCGGGTGGAGAACTGCTCGATGCCTTCGTGTTTGCGAAATTCGACGCGGCTGCTATTCCGGTCAATGTAAAGCTTGGTCAGCATAATATTTATTGGGGCGAGTCCTTGTTCTCCTTTGTGGGGGGCGTTTCATATGGTCAGGGACCAGTCGATATCCGTAAGGCGCTGGCCAACCCAGGTAGTGAGGCCAAGGAACTGTTCAAGCCGCTCAATCAAATTTCGTTCTCAGCCGCAGTGACTGACCGACTTTCCATTGCCGGGCAGTATTTCCTTGATTGGAAACCGTCAACCTTGCCTGATGGCGGAACCTATTTTGGTCCGGCTGACTTTTTCACTGCGGGGGGGGGGACTCAGGTTTTTGGTGGTGCCATGGCTTTTAATGGAACAAAAGCTCCCAAGGATAAGTCCGGCGATTGGGGTGTGGCTGTGAAATGGCGGCCCGAGTGGCTGGATGGTACGGCAGGTTTCTATTATCGCGAATACACCGACAAGCTGCCGCAAATGGTGATTGGTAGCCTGTCTAGTGCCTTTGTGCCAATTGTCGATCTGGATTACCAGACGCCGCGACAAAAAATGGTTGCTTTCAGTCTTTCCAAGCAGTTGGGTAGCGTTTCCTTTGGTAGTGATATTACCTACCGACATGGCGCGCAGATTGGTGCGAAGCCGTTCTCCAACGTAATAGCCTTTAACGCCGCGGGCGACGACTGGCGGCCGCGCGGCGATGTTTGGACAGCGTTGGTCAACGCGATTGCCTATTTCGGCAAGAATCCAGTGTTTGATTCGGCGGCACTGACGGCTGAAGTAAATTACCAGTATCTGCAAAAAGTGACTCATGATCCGCACGGCCTCTACTACGGCTTGCAGTCAAATTGTGGTTCGGATGGCATCGCCACCAATCACGGCTGTCCGACCAAGGATGCGTGGGGTGCGGCAGTGCTCTTTGAGCCTAAGTGGTTCCAGGTGTTTGCCGGTACCGACATTAGTATGCCAATGTTCTATGGCGTCGGGTTGAAAGGTAATTCGCCAGTGCCCTTCGGCGACAACGAGGGGCAAGGTAGCTGGAGTCTTGGTGTGGCTGCCGACATTCAAGCCAAATATAACATCGCGCTGAAGTACAACGGCTTTATCGCCAAGCACAGTAACGATGCTTTGGGTATGAGTTCCAATAGCAATTCAAGCCTCGGAAAATACTGGGATCGTGACTGGGTATCTTTGACCTTCAAGACAACCTTCTAAAAATATAAACCGGAGACATAACAATGAAACGAGAGATTCAGTTTGCTGCCATTGCTTTGGCTACCGTGTTGACAAACTCAGTTCAGGCCGCGGTGAACGCAGATGAGGCCAAGCATTTGGGTGGTCCAGTTTTGACAGCGTTCGGTGCTGAGAAGGCCGGGAACAAGGATGGTTCGATCCCTGCGTACGACGGCAAAGGTATTCCGCCGCCTGCAGATTGGGACCCGAAGGAGCCAGG
It encodes:
- a CDS encoding NAD(P)(+) transhydrogenase (Re/Si-specific) subunit beta; the encoded protein is MTLPIYVQGAWFLGAALFIFGLKGMSSPASARRGIIIAGYGMLLAIAATFLIPGLQNLGLMALALAIGGSAAWISGQKVKMTDMPQMVAIYNGMGGGAAAAIAAIEFAKGDAHSLATTVLAVIGALIGAVSFTGSCVAWAKLQGVLKKAHRLPAQNAVNIVLALIAIALGAAMVAMAPAKPELIFGFFAVALILGLIVTLPIGGADMPVVISLFNAFTGLAVGFEGYVLGNPALIIAGIVVGAAGTLLTQLMAKAMNRPISNILFTPMAASGPGEAISGSMKELSGLDAAAMMRYASKVIIVPGYGMAVAHAQHKVWEMTSILEEAGVEVKFAIHPVAGRMPGHMNVLLAEAGVPYDKIMDLEEINGEFAQTDVALIIGANDVVNPSARTDKASPIYGMPILNADMAQNVIVIKRGKGTGYSGVENALFYTDNCRMLYGDAQPMAGEIIQHLKAMG
- a CDS encoding hemerythrin domain-containing protein; protein product: MLSVQTIENAVQLAHSVGARITFLHVETDQGSDLYGDAALLRSMSPVQFSEKFKQRTREILAKAESACHLAKVPCEGISLTGKSAHEVIVQAAEDQGCDLIFMASHGRRSAIGMMIGSETLKTLINAKVPVLISSIATNSPALSSANTIIQDEHHALGAVVHRLQLLATNAQQNAALPNFAATREVIAYLRDFPGKLHHPKEETYLFSKLSSRTNELDAEIAELRRQHEHDEVLIRELEEAIKELESTPAVGVARFATAAEAFAEATWKHMSMEENLILPSARKYFTQADWAEIDAAFSANAGKQFGEATEKLLRSTFKQIVNSIEP
- a CDS encoding DUF1302 domain-containing protein, which encodes MIYETVAQSRSSYLRAVLSISLASAFAISGSAFAVEFETGNPDVKIRWDNTVRYNVGVRVNDCDENICGNGAGAGDVTAHQSDRRFDKSGDIVTNRLDLLSEFDVIYRDNFGFRLSGAGWYDDAYSDTQVKGDPALLAAGMQSFPTGHYTGYINRFNRSGGELLDAFVFAKFDAAAIPVNVKLGQHNIYWGESLFSFVGGVSYGQGPVDIRKALANPGSEAKELFKPLNQISFSAAVTDRLSIAGQYFLDWKPSTLPDGGTYFGPADFFTAGGGTQVFGGAMAFNGTKAPKDKSGDWGVAVKWRPEWLDGTAGFYYREYTDKLPQMVIGSLSSAFVPIVDLDYQTPRQKMVAFSLSKQLGSVSFGSDITYRHGAQIGAKPFSNVIAFNAAGDDWRPRGDVWTALVNAIAYFGKNPVFDSAALTAEVNYQYLQKVTHDPHGLYYGLQSNCGSDGIATNHGCPTKDAWGAAVLFEPKWFQVFAGTDISMPMFYGVGLKGNSPVPFGDNEGQGSWSLGVAADIQAKYNIALKYNGFIAKHSNDALGMSSNSNSSLGKYWDRDWVSLTFKTTF